One genomic window of Aptenodytes patagonicus chromosome 3, bAptPat1.pri.cur, whole genome shotgun sequence includes the following:
- the LOC143158765 gene encoding activator of 90 kDa heat shock protein ATPase homolog 2-like isoform X2, with amino-acid sequence MLVGLVVEGEAGRCEISDLKHAEGEASCNSRKGKLIFFYEWNLRLSWKGTVKESGEKHKGSVEIPNLSEENEVDDTEINVSKKKGEGDVLKDLMRTEGTAKVREALRDYLKALKTEFTLGMILPTKATVGQELAAEQKDSVSHQSSDTVGVKIPTVQILLREIFNSPADELYSIFTTKELVQKFSKCPAVIEAEKGGKLQMFDGCVSGEYAELVPSQRIVLKWRCRNWPDEHYATVALNFKDMAAQTELQLECKGVPVSNEDSTRQCWKKQYFEEIRILLQRSKDELE; translated from the exons atgctggtggggctggtggtggaggGCGAGGCCGGGCGCTGCGAGATCAGCGACCTGAAGCACGCGGAAGGCGAAGCGTCCTGCAACAGCCGCAAAGGGAAACTCATCTTCTTCTACGAGTGGAACCTGCGCCTCAGCTGGAAAG GTACAGTGAAAGAGTCTGGTGAGAAACATAAGGGATCTGTTGAAATTCCTAACCTGTCAGAAGAAAATGAGGTAGATGATACAGAG ATAAACGTTagcaaaaagaaaggggaaggcgATGTTCTGAAGGACCTTATGAGAACTGAAGGAACCGCAAAAGTCAGAGAGGCCCTGAGAGATTACCTGAAGGCGCTTAAAACAG agTTTACCTTGGGAATGATTCTGCCAACAAAAGCTACTGTTGGTCAGGAGCTGGCCGCTGAGCAAAAA GATTCTGTTTCACACCAGTCTTCGGATACAGTTGGTGTAAAAATTCCAACCGTGCAGATACTTCTGAGAGAAATATTCAACTCTCCAGCGGACGAACTTTATAGCATCTTCACAACTAAAGAA TTGGTACAGAAGTTTTCGAAGTGTCCTGCTGTGATTGAAGCTGAGAAAGGAGGCAAACTTCAGATGTTTGATGGTTGCGTCAGCGGTGAATATGCAGAATTG GTCCCGAGCCAAAGAATCGTCCTGAAGTGGAGGTGTAGGAACTGGCCTGATG aacaTTACGCAACGGTCGCCTTGAATTTCAAGGATATGGCTGCTCAAACGGAACTGCAGTTAGAGTGCAAAGGAGTTCCTGTCTCTAATGAAGATAGTACAAGGCAGTGTTGGAAGAAgcagtattttgaagaaatacgTATTTTACTGCAGCGATCCAAAGACGAGCTGGAATGA
- the LOC143158765 gene encoding activator of 90 kDa heat shock protein ATPase homolog 2-like isoform X1, with the protein MAKWGHGDPRWIVEERADATNVNNWHWTERDATGWSKSKLKEMLVGLVVEGEAGRCEISDLKHAEGEASCNSRKGKLIFFYEWNLRLSWKGTVKESGEKHKGSVEIPNLSEENEVDDTEINVSKKKGEGDVLKDLMRTEGTAKVREALRDYLKALKTEFTLGMILPTKATVGQELAAEQKDSVSHQSSDTVGVKIPTVQILLREIFNSPADELYSIFTTKELVQKFSKCPAVIEAEKGGKLQMFDGCVSGEYAELVPSQRIVLKWRCRNWPDEHYATVALNFKDMAAQTELQLECKGVPVSNEDSTRQCWKKQYFEEIRILLQRSKDELE; encoded by the exons ATGGCCAAGTGGGGGCACGGGGACCCGCGCTGGATCGTGGAGGAGCGCGCGGACGCCACCAACGTTAACAACTGGCACTG GACGGAGCGGGACGCGACCGGCTGGTCGAAAAGCAAGCTGAAGGAGatgctggtggggctggtggtggaggGCGAGGCCGGGCGCTGCGAGATCAGCGACCTGAAGCACGCGGAAGGCGAAGCGTCCTGCAACAGCCGCAAAGGGAAACTCATCTTCTTCTACGAGTGGAACCTGCGCCTCAGCTGGAAAG GTACAGTGAAAGAGTCTGGTGAGAAACATAAGGGATCTGTTGAAATTCCTAACCTGTCAGAAGAAAATGAGGTAGATGATACAGAG ATAAACGTTagcaaaaagaaaggggaaggcgATGTTCTGAAGGACCTTATGAGAACTGAAGGAACCGCAAAAGTCAGAGAGGCCCTGAGAGATTACCTGAAGGCGCTTAAAACAG agTTTACCTTGGGAATGATTCTGCCAACAAAAGCTACTGTTGGTCAGGAGCTGGCCGCTGAGCAAAAA GATTCTGTTTCACACCAGTCTTCGGATACAGTTGGTGTAAAAATTCCAACCGTGCAGATACTTCTGAGAGAAATATTCAACTCTCCAGCGGACGAACTTTATAGCATCTTCACAACTAAAGAA TTGGTACAGAAGTTTTCGAAGTGTCCTGCTGTGATTGAAGCTGAGAAAGGAGGCAAACTTCAGATGTTTGATGGTTGCGTCAGCGGTGAATATGCAGAATTG GTCCCGAGCCAAAGAATCGTCCTGAAGTGGAGGTGTAGGAACTGGCCTGATG aacaTTACGCAACGGTCGCCTTGAATTTCAAGGATATGGCTGCTCAAACGGAACTGCAGTTAGAGTGCAAAGGAGTTCCTGTCTCTAATGAAGATAGTACAAGGCAGTGTTGGAAGAAgcagtattttgaagaaatacgTATTTTACTGCAGCGATCCAAAGACGAGCTGGAATGA